In Alkalibaculum bacchi, a single genomic region encodes these proteins:
- the serC gene encoding 3-phosphoserine/phosphohydroxythreonine transaminase, with the protein MNNDRVFNFSAGPSVLPEEVLSIAAKEMLNYNNSGMSVMEMSHRSKVYESIISDAEKHLRSLMNIPDHYKVLFLQGGASTQFAMVPLNLFTKYKRASYIDTGSWASKAAKEANKYGEAVVIASSKEDNYSHIPKLDPSIFPKDVDYFHITTNNTIYGTRYTPENIPDTGSTPLIGDMSSNILSEYYDINKFSLIYAGAQKNMGPAGVTIVIIKEELIGHAMDITPTMLDYKTHADNDSLYNTPPCYSIYMCKLVFEWLIKQGGLAAIEEKNKYKANLLYSYIDNSTLFKNPVAVEDRSLMNITFITGNQELDASFVKEAAQKGLVNLKGHRSVGGMRASIYNAMPVEGVEKLIAFMKEFEAKHK; encoded by the coding sequence ATGAACAATGATAGAGTTTTCAACTTTTCTGCAGGCCCATCCGTCTTACCAGAAGAAGTTCTATCTATAGCAGCAAAAGAAATGTTAAACTACAACAACTCAGGAATGTCTGTAATGGAGATGAGCCATCGTTCGAAAGTATATGAGTCCATCATTTCAGATGCAGAAAAACACTTGCGTTCCTTAATGAATATACCTGATCATTATAAAGTATTATTTCTTCAAGGTGGAGCATCTACTCAATTTGCAATGGTTCCCCTTAATTTATTTACAAAATACAAAAGAGCTTCTTATATAGACACTGGCTCCTGGGCCTCAAAGGCAGCAAAGGAAGCAAATAAATATGGAGAAGCGGTTGTTATTGCCAGCTCAAAAGAAGATAATTATTCACATATTCCGAAATTAGATCCTTCAATATTCCCTAAGGATGTTGATTATTTTCACATTACTACAAACAATACGATTTATGGTACAAGATATACTCCAGAAAACATACCAGATACAGGGAGTACACCACTGATAGGGGATATGTCTTCCAATATATTGTCAGAATATTACGACATAAATAAATTTTCATTAATATATGCTGGTGCACAAAAAAATATGGGTCCAGCTGGAGTGACCATTGTTATTATAAAAGAGGAGTTGATTGGTCATGCTATGGATATTACACCTACTATGCTCGATTATAAAACTCACGCAGACAATGATTCTCTCTACAATACACCACCATGCTATTCTATTTATATGTGCAAATTAGTCTTTGAGTGGTTGATCAAACAGGGTGGTCTAGCGGCTATAGAAGAAAAGAACAAATATAAAGCCAATTTATTGTACTCTTATATTGACAATAGTACTTTATTTAAAAATCCTGTTGCAGTAGAAGATCGTTCACTTATGAATATTACATTTATTACTGGCAATCAAGAACTAGATGCTTCCTTTGTAAAAGAAGCTGCCCAAAAAGGTCTTGTGAATTTAAAAGGTCACCGCTCTGTAGGTGGGATGAGGGCAAGTATTTACAATGCAATGCCAGTAGAAGGTGTGGAAAAACTTATTGCGTTTATGAAAGAATTCGAAGCCAAACATAAATAA
- a CDS encoding phosphoglycerate dehydrogenase, producing MYKIRTLNNISDEGLALLNKDTYSFATVDEEADAMIVRSFKMHDMNLPEKVKIVARAGAGVNNIPVEKYAEQGVVVCNTPGANANAVKELVVLGLLLSSRKVIQGIKWVHGVNTEEVDVSKAVEKEKSKFAGQELTGKKLGVIGLGAIGVKVANIAISLGMEVYGYDPFVSIESAWGLSSEVKRILNIDEIMTECDYITLHVPLIEQTKNLMSAEKFALSKNGIRLLNFARDGLVNIEDLKQSIKDGKILCYITDFPENDLVNMENVIAIPHLGASTHESEENCAKMAVSQTKEYLENGNIINSVNYPNCYMGLCQSYARIAIHHKNVPNMVGQISSILAKENLNISDMLNKSKGNYAYTLIDVDSEVSEQLINDLMAIQEVIRVRIIKGDK from the coding sequence ATGTATAAAATTAGAACATTAAATAATATATCCGATGAAGGTCTTGCATTATTAAACAAAGATACCTATAGCTTTGCTACAGTAGATGAAGAAGCAGATGCTATGATTGTTAGAAGCTTTAAAATGCACGACATGAATTTACCTGAAAAAGTAAAGATTGTAGCACGAGCTGGAGCTGGTGTTAATAATATCCCTGTAGAAAAATACGCTGAGCAAGGTGTAGTTGTCTGCAATACTCCAGGTGCCAATGCTAATGCTGTCAAAGAACTCGTTGTACTTGGATTATTATTATCCTCTAGAAAAGTCATCCAAGGAATCAAATGGGTACATGGTGTGAATACAGAAGAAGTAGATGTTTCAAAAGCAGTAGAGAAGGAAAAATCTAAATTTGCTGGTCAAGAATTAACAGGAAAAAAATTAGGTGTTATTGGCCTTGGTGCCATTGGCGTAAAAGTTGCTAATATCGCCATATCCCTTGGCATGGAGGTATATGGATACGATCCATTTGTTTCTATTGAATCTGCTTGGGGCCTAAGTAGTGAAGTAAAAAGAATTCTAAACATTGATGAAATTATGACTGAATGTGATTATATTACCTTACACGTTCCACTTATTGAACAAACCAAAAACCTTATGAGTGCTGAAAAGTTTGCTCTTTCAAAAAACGGAATTCGACTGCTAAACTTTGCTAGAGATGGCCTTGTAAATATTGAAGATTTAAAACAATCTATAAAGGATGGAAAGATCCTATGCTATATAACAGATTTTCCTGAAAATGATCTTGTAAACATGGAAAACGTAATAGCTATTCCGCATTTAGGTGCTTCTACTCATGAATCTGAAGAAAATTGTGCTAAAATGGCTGTAAGTCAAACAAAAGAGTATTTAGAAAACGGAAATATCATCAATTCTGTAAATTATCCGAATTGTTATATGGGTCTATGCCAAAGCTATGCCCGAATCGCCATTCATCATAAAAATGTACCGAATATGGTTGGTCAAATTTCTAGCATTCTTGCAAAAGAAAATTTGAATATTTCAGATATGTTAAATAAATCAAAAGGTAATTATGCTTATACGCTCATCGATGTAGACTCTGAAGTAAGTGAGCAATTAATAAATGATTTAATGGCAATTCAAGAAGTAATACGTGTGAGAATTATTAAAGGAGATAAATAA
- a CDS encoding DUF1015 domain-containing protein: protein MAIIKDFMGIRPSADYVKKVAALPYDVYSSSEARKIVEGNPYSFLRVDRPETDFPESVNMYSEEVYQKAKDNLDDMIQENILVEDSQKSLYIYRLTMSGRKQTGLVCCCDIDDYLNGDIKKHELTREEKELDRINHVDYCNAHTGPIFMIYKKQGMINEIISSWIETNPVEYEFVSDDEIKHEIWVIDNTPTINTLKNIFSEIPALYIADGHHRAASAVKVGLKRRKENPDYTGQEEFNFFLSVLFPHDQIHIMDYNRVVKDLNGLSSSEFLEKISEDFYVELRNAPIKPSQKGTIGMYLEEKWYELKIKENKCSTDIVKNLDVSLLQDFILQPVLGIKDVRTDNRIDFVGGIRGLEELEKRCKEDMTIAFSMYPTSAEELMNISDEQKLMPPKSTWFEPKLRSGLFVHKLD, encoded by the coding sequence ATGGCAATTATTAAAGATTTTATGGGAATTCGCCCAAGTGCTGATTATGTCAAAAAGGTTGCTGCCCTTCCTTATGATGTATACAGCTCATCTGAAGCTCGAAAGATTGTAGAGGGAAATCCCTACTCTTTTTTGCGTGTTGATCGACCAGAAACCGACTTCCCAGAATCCGTCAATATGTATAGTGAAGAAGTATATCAAAAGGCAAAGGATAATTTAGATGATATGATACAAGAAAATATCCTTGTAGAAGATTCTCAAAAATCTTTATACATATACCGTTTAACCATGTCTGGTCGCAAGCAAACAGGCCTTGTTTGCTGTTGTGATATTGATGATTATTTAAATGGAGACATTAAAAAACACGAGCTTACAAGAGAAGAAAAGGAATTAGATCGAATTAATCACGTTGATTATTGTAATGCTCATACAGGTCCTATCTTTATGATTTACAAGAAGCAAGGTATGATCAATGAAATCATCAGCTCTTGGATTGAAACCAATCCTGTAGAATATGAATTTGTATCCGACGATGAAATCAAACATGAGATTTGGGTTATCGATAATACTCCTACTATAAATACTCTTAAAAATATTTTCAGCGAAATTCCTGCCTTATACATAGCAGACGGCCATCACCGTGCTGCATCTGCTGTAAAGGTTGGATTAAAGAGAAGAAAAGAAAATCCTGATTATACAGGTCAGGAAGAGTTTAATTTTTTTCTGAGCGTACTCTTCCCTCATGATCAAATCCACATTATGGATTACAATCGAGTGGTGAAAGACTTAAACGGACTTTCTAGCAGTGAATTTTTGGAGAAAATCTCTGAAGATTTTTATGTAGAGCTACGTAATGCTCCAATTAAACCATCTCAAAAAGGCACTATAGGAATGTATTTAGAGGAAAAGTGGTACGAGTTAAAGATTAAAGAAAACAAATGCTCTACAGATATCGTAAAAAATCTAGATGTATCCCTATTACAAGACTTCATTTTACAGCCAGTACTAGGCATAAAGGATGTAAGAACAGATAATCGAATTGACTTTGTAGGTGGAATCAGAGGATTAGAAGAGCTCGAAAAGCGTTGTAAAGAAGATATGACAATAGCCTTTTCAATGTATCCTACATCTGCAGAAGAACTCATGAACATTTCAGACGAACAAAAACTAATGCCTCCAAAATCCACATGGTTTGAGCCTAAGCTTCGAAGCGGGCTGTTTGTTCATAAGCTTGATTAA
- the tadA gene encoding tRNA adenosine(34) deaminase TadA, which produces MRKYMEIALDIAKEGMKTGEVPVGAIIVKNNEIISMAHNEVETSTNPIAHAEVLAIQRACEILGNWRLTDCTLYVTLEPCIMCMGAILNSRISKLVYGAGDNKLGAVESQSDFIHNPLFRNIEIYPGILEEECVDLMQEFFQKIRWSGGQL; this is translated from the coding sequence TTGAGAAAATATATGGAGATAGCCTTAGATATTGCAAAAGAAGGTATGAAGACAGGAGAGGTTCCTGTTGGGGCAATTATCGTAAAAAATAATGAAATCATTTCAATGGCTCATAATGAGGTAGAAACCAGTACAAATCCAATTGCTCATGCAGAGGTGTTAGCCATACAGAGAGCCTGTGAAATACTTGGAAATTGGCGATTAACCGATTGCACTTTATATGTCACCTTAGAACCCTGCATTATGTGCATGGGGGCCATACTAAATTCTAGGATTTCTAAACTCGTATATGGGGCAGGAGACAATAAACTAGGCGCAGTAGAATCCCAATCGGATTTCATTCACAATCCACTATTTAGGAACATAGAGATTTATCCGGGGATATTGGAGGAAGAGTGTGTAGATTTGATGCAGGAGTTTTTTCAAAAGATCAGGTGGTCAGGTGGTCAGCTTTAA
- a CDS encoding DUF6954 family protein yields MKNIWRIVLVIAFLLVSFFGLGPVLMADGVLTERLITLFIVLLLYGLIVYLWRKLSK; encoded by the coding sequence GTGAAAAACATTTGGCGTATTGTGCTAGTGATAGCTTTTTTATTAGTAAGCTTTTTTGGATTAGGTCCAGTTTTGATGGCTGATGGTGTGTTAACAGAGAGATTGATAACACTATTTATTGTCTTGCTTCTCTACGGTCTGATTGTTTATCTGTGGAGAAAACTATCTAAATAA
- a CDS encoding MFS transporter, producing the protein MNDNKKIILIISILGALWTPFITTSVNIALPHMGTYLKIGSSLVNWITSSTILAIAMFTLPMGKLSDMIGRKKLMLIGAIISTISTFMCALSQSIYFLLVFRVLQGIGCAMISTAVVSIVCAAYPPNERGKALGINAACVYIGLSAGPIIGGGILSFTSWRGIFLFPIPLGLLLIFLLIKVFRTDDIIDKSQSKFDLKGTGLYGISIFLIIFSLSNLLLRNWSKYTLILGILMLCTFVYFESKVSFPIIDIKLMKGNRVLIFSSLAALINYSSTYAISYLMSLYLQVAQWIEPGTVGLILLTQPAIQATLSPFAGRLSDKISSQVLASIGMCVITLVLFGFSLFNQNTPIALVVFLLALVGAGFAFFSSPNTNSIMSSVDKTHHGVASGILGTSRTVGQSFSMSLTALITSIFMGNEQIGTETILQFIQSFKVTFAILAFLCLLGVFASLARGKKAPMAE; encoded by the coding sequence TTGAATGATAATAAAAAAATCATCTTGATTATTTCAATTTTAGGCGCTCTTTGGACACCGTTTATTACTACTTCCGTAAATATTGCCTTACCTCATATGGGTACATACTTAAAAATTGGTTCTTCCCTAGTAAACTGGATTACCTCATCAACTATTTTAGCTATCGCCATGTTTACCTTGCCTATGGGAAAGCTCTCAGATATGATTGGTCGGAAAAAACTCATGTTGATTGGAGCAATTATTTCCACTATATCTACATTTATGTGTGCACTATCTCAGTCGATTTATTTTTTACTGGTTTTTCGGGTACTACAAGGCATTGGATGTGCTATGATCAGTACAGCTGTAGTATCTATTGTATGTGCTGCTTATCCACCTAATGAAAGGGGCAAGGCGTTAGGAATAAATGCAGCTTGTGTATACATAGGTTTGTCAGCAGGTCCAATTATCGGTGGTGGTATCCTAAGTTTTACAAGCTGGCGTGGAATCTTTTTATTTCCTATTCCACTAGGCTTGCTATTGATTTTTTTACTCATTAAGGTCTTTCGTACAGATGATATCATAGATAAATCACAAAGTAAATTTGATTTAAAGGGTACAGGCCTTTACGGCATTTCCATCTTCCTAATCATTTTCAGCTTATCAAATCTGCTCCTACGAAATTGGAGTAAGTATACCTTAATATTAGGAATCCTAATGCTATGTACTTTTGTGTACTTCGAGAGCAAGGTATCTTTTCCTATTATTGATATAAAATTAATGAAAGGCAATAGAGTGCTTATTTTCTCATCTTTAGCAGCATTAATTAATTATAGCTCTACTTATGCCATAAGCTATCTGATGAGTTTATATTTACAAGTAGCTCAGTGGATTGAGCCAGGTACTGTTGGTCTAATACTATTAACCCAGCCTGCAATTCAGGCTACTCTATCGCCCTTTGCAGGCAGGCTATCTGACAAAATCTCATCACAGGTTTTAGCATCTATTGGTATGTGCGTTATTACCCTTGTTTTGTTTGGATTTAGTTTGTTCAACCAAAATACACCTATTGCCCTTGTAGTATTTCTATTAGCTTTAGTGGGAGCAGGTTTTGCATTTTTTAGTTCCCCCAATACAAACTCTATTATGTCTAGTGTAGATAAAACACATCATGGAGTCGCTTCCGGGATATTGGGTACTTCTAGAACGGTAGGTCAATCCTTTAGTATGTCCCTTACAGCCTTAATCACTTCGATTTTTATGGGCAATGAACAAATCGGTACAGAAACAATTCTTCAATTTATTCAAAGTTTCAAAGTAACCTTCGCCATTTTAGCTTTTCTCTGTTTACTAGGTGTCTTTGCATCGCTAGCTAGAGGGAAGAAAGCGCCTATGGCGGAATAG
- a CDS encoding isocitrate/isopropylmalate family dehydrogenase, which translates to MKEIELAKEHFGRLIEEQFARIENMKKENEFVDYESLDSIVIGIVGGDGIGPFITGEAQKVLEFLLKDQVQENKVRFKVIDGLTIENRAAQKAAIPVDVLEELKQCHVILKGPTTTPRAGDKWPNIESANVAMRKELDLFANVRPVKVPEQGIDWTFYRENTEGAYTLGSKGIHVNDDLAIDFTVTTQEGSHRIIKAAFEYAKKAGKTKVTAVTKANVIKTTDGKFLAIAKEIAKDYPGIELDDWYIDIMTAKLIDPKRRRDFQVMVLPNLYGDILTDEAAEFQGGVGTAGSANIGKRYSMFEAIHGSAPRMVEEGRGEYADPSSIMRASIMLLEHIGFIDEAKKLQMALDICGLYETKVSITGRKDGATGAEYAQYVMDTVQDEHLEEVWKSYQK; encoded by the coding sequence ATGAAGGAAATCGAATTGGCAAAAGAACACTTTGGGCGTCTCATTGAAGAACAATTTGCGCGTATAGAAAATATGAAAAAGGAAAATGAATTTGTCGACTACGAATCTTTAGATTCAATCGTTATCGGTATTGTAGGAGGCGATGGGATTGGTCCATTTATTACAGGAGAAGCTCAGAAAGTTTTAGAGTTTTTATTAAAAGATCAAGTGCAAGAAAATAAAGTACGCTTTAAAGTTATAGATGGTTTAACTATTGAAAATAGAGCAGCTCAAAAGGCAGCTATTCCAGTAGATGTTTTAGAGGAATTAAAGCAATGCCATGTCATACTAAAAGGGCCAACAACTACGCCAAGAGCGGGAGATAAATGGCCTAATATAGAAAGTGCTAATGTAGCTATGAGAAAAGAGCTAGACTTGTTCGCCAATGTAAGACCAGTTAAGGTTCCGGAGCAAGGTATTGACTGGACTTTTTATAGAGAAAATACAGAAGGCGCTTATACACTAGGGAGCAAAGGGATTCATGTAAATGACGATTTAGCTATTGACTTTACAGTTACGACTCAAGAAGGTTCTCATCGAATTATTAAGGCGGCTTTTGAATACGCTAAAAAAGCAGGAAAGACAAAAGTTACAGCAGTAACAAAAGCGAATGTTATAAAGACTACAGATGGTAAGTTCTTGGCTATTGCAAAAGAAATCGCTAAGGATTATCCAGGAATTGAATTAGATGATTGGTATATCGATATTATGACAGCAAAATTAATCGACCCTAAGAGAAGAAGAGATTTTCAAGTAATGGTACTCCCTAATTTATATGGAGACATTCTAACTGACGAAGCGGCGGAATTCCAAGGTGGCGTAGGTACAGCTGGTAGTGCCAATATAGGCAAAAGATATTCTATGTTTGAAGCCATTCATGGTTCTGCACCTAGAATGGTAGAAGAAGGCAGAGGAGAATACGCTGACCCAAGCAGTATTATGAGAGCTTCTATTATGCTATTAGAACATATCGGTTTTATAGATGAAGCCAAAAAGCTGCAAATGGCATTAGATATTTGTGGATTATACGAAACAAAGGTCTCCATTACTGGCCGTAAAGATGGGGCAACTGGTGCAGAGTATGCACAGTATGTCATGGATACTGTGCAAGATGAACATTTAGAAGAAGTTTGGAAAAGTTATCAGAAATAA
- the corA gene encoding magnesium/cobalt transporter CorA: MIDIMGFDEDGNVIEDVALESIREENIKYFWVDLNNPNKDEVKVLSDYFGFHHLTVEDCLQFLQRPKVDFYEDYCFFIFQSIVDEQVEEMDMYLGKNYVVTFHFKEDLLEIQEVKKELKSKKIPWEEMNVYIGYLILDEIVDHYFPMLHSLEDELDEFEDINSIKLSRQEIERLYEIKSKLLKLRKTITSMRDLLYRMNNANHLKEVLGNHMYFVNIYDHLLKLTDMIEEDREIISDLQENYQAINANRMNTIMTVLTMITVIFSPLTFIAGIYGMNFLHMPELKWPYGYPFALGLMIATGFIMYKWFKKKGWFDFDK, from the coding sequence ATGATTGACATTATGGGCTTTGATGAAGATGGGAATGTAATTGAGGACGTCGCTCTAGAAAGTATAAGGGAAGAAAATATAAAATATTTTTGGGTAGATCTGAATAATCCTAATAAAGATGAGGTTAAAGTGTTGTCGGATTACTTTGGCTTTCATCACTTGACAGTGGAAGATTGCCTTCAGTTTTTGCAAAGACCTAAGGTAGACTTTTACGAGGATTATTGCTTTTTTATTTTTCAATCTATTGTTGATGAGCAAGTAGAGGAAATGGATATGTACTTAGGTAAGAATTATGTAGTCACTTTTCATTTCAAGGAAGATCTCTTAGAAATTCAAGAAGTAAAAAAGGAATTGAAAAGTAAAAAAATTCCTTGGGAAGAGATGAATGTGTACATAGGCTATCTTATTTTAGATGAGATTGTAGATCATTACTTTCCAATGCTCCACTCTTTAGAGGATGAATTAGATGAATTTGAGGATATAAATAGCATTAAATTATCTAGACAAGAAATAGAGAGGCTTTACGAAATAAAAAGCAAACTTTTAAAGTTGCGAAAGACCATTACTTCCATGAGAGATTTACTCTATCGAATGAACAATGCTAATCATCTAAAAGAGGTACTAGGAAACCATATGTACTTTGTCAATATCTACGATCATCTTTTAAAATTGACCGATATGATAGAAGAAGATCGAGAGATTATTTCAGATTTGCAAGAAAATTATCAGGCAATAAACGCTAATCGAATGAATACGATTATGACTGTTCTTACTATGATTACCGTTATTTTTAGCCCGCTGACATTTATAGCAGGAATTTACGGTATGAACTTTTTGCATATGCCTGAGTTAAAATGGCCATACGGTTACCCTTTTGCATTAGGACTTATGATTGCTACAGGATTTATTATGTATAAATGGTTTAAAAAGAAGGGCTGGTTTGATTTTGATAAATAG
- a CDS encoding ferredoxin: MKAVVDKDLCIGCGLCPSICEDIFSMDDDDLAIAKDIEIPEDILDDAKEAESSCPTDAIIVE, from the coding sequence ATGAAAGCAGTTGTTGATAAGGATTTATGCATAGGATGTGGTTTATGTCCTTCTATATGTGAGGATATATTTAGCATGGATGATGACGACTTAGCTATAGCTAAGGATATAGAAATCCCTGAGGATATACTAGATGACGCAAAAGAAGCGGAATCCTCATGTCCGACAGATGCAATAATAGTAGAATAA
- a CDS encoding DUF2284 domain-containing protein — translation MKKYDPHFDELQYLQDLASSYWNSEILFSALETEIFEVLQQTKTVEEIGQIYHCEKSVLKPFLTALVNMGFVCEYKGNYCNTLLTNKYLIKDSLLYQGDFILWMKESQGQWQNLSKILKDGLELEKDFREQKQYTKAMNVLLKGMENVIETYFEGVKGVEHILGIGPGAEKVCQNLLQRFPQGQAKSYNNRKIHAERQDPVLEQWDDGIYEIIFLSNLGILYSEEEITHILTEASKHLSQDGYLVIYDVFLDEGTLISNMKSLNRVLKTKKGKALSPKWISHELEDLGMKKSGIISLEGGRGILFSSRTWERIADLSIDKKHYLLQKLKNIGFKNAEIINPKDDIYLTNVAHLKCKYGCEFYNKETCYKECDLEYTKKILGEFSYGILVEGEPPTKDFQISMLQAEKQAFKLGYYKAFSLWAGPCSICEHCIQDKENCTKTRPSMENYGIDVFATVQKQGDSLKTLASKDGFVKYYGLLLLE, via the coding sequence ATGAAAAAATACGACCCTCACTTTGATGAATTGCAGTACTTGCAAGATTTAGCGTCATCTTATTGGAATTCAGAGATTTTGTTTTCTGCCCTAGAGACAGAAATTTTTGAAGTACTACAGCAGACAAAAACAGTAGAAGAAATTGGACAGATATACCATTGTGAAAAGTCTGTTTTAAAACCATTTTTAACAGCATTAGTCAATATGGGCTTCGTCTGTGAATACAAAGGAAATTATTGTAATACACTTCTAACAAATAAATATCTAATCAAGGATTCACTTTTATATCAAGGAGATTTTATCCTATGGATGAAAGAATCACAAGGTCAGTGGCAAAATCTAAGCAAGATTTTAAAAGATGGACTTGAACTAGAAAAAGATTTTAGAGAACAAAAACAATACACAAAAGCCATGAATGTTCTTTTAAAAGGAATGGAAAATGTAATCGAAACCTATTTTGAAGGTGTAAAAGGTGTAGAACATATATTAGGAATAGGACCAGGTGCTGAAAAAGTTTGTCAAAATCTCTTACAAAGATTTCCTCAAGGGCAAGCAAAATCGTATAACAATAGAAAAATACATGCAGAACGTCAGGACCCTGTTTTAGAACAATGGGACGATGGAATATATGAGATAATCTTTCTGTCTAATCTAGGAATCCTCTACTCAGAAGAAGAAATTACCCATATACTTACAGAAGCTAGTAAACATTTATCACAGGATGGATACCTAGTAATCTATGATGTGTTTTTAGACGAAGGCACTCTTATATCTAATATGAAAAGTCTAAACAGAGTACTTAAAACCAAAAAGGGAAAAGCCCTTTCACCAAAGTGGATTTCTCACGAGCTTGAAGATTTAGGCATGAAGAAGAGCGGTATCATTTCTCTTGAAGGAGGAAGGGGAATCCTTTTTTCATCAAGGACATGGGAAAGAATCGCTGATTTATCTATTGATAAAAAACATTATCTTCTTCAAAAATTAAAGAATATAGGCTTTAAAAATGCAGAAATCATTAATCCTAAGGACGATATATACTTAACAAATGTAGCTCATTTAAAGTGCAAATACGGTTGTGAATTTTACAATAAAGAAACCTGTTACAAAGAATGTGATCTAGAATATACAAAAAAAATTCTAGGTGAATTTAGTTACGGTATTCTAGTTGAAGGCGAACCTCCTACAAAAGACTTTCAAATTTCCATGTTACAAGCTGAAAAGCAAGCCTTTAAGCTAGGGTACTACAAGGCCTTTTCATTATGGGCAGGTCCGTGTAGTATCTGTGAACATTGTATCCAGGATAAAGAGAATTGTACTAAAACGAGACCTTCTATGGAAAATTACGGAATTGATGTTTTTGCAACAGTACAAAAACAGGGGGATTCTCTAAAAACACTAGCTTCTAAAGATGGTTTTGTAAAATATTACGGTCTCTTATTATTAGAATAA
- a CDS encoding DnaJ C-terminal domain-containing protein has product MKYKDYYEILGLDKNASQEEIKKEYRKLAKEYHPDANPGDQKAEEKFKDISEAYEVLGNKEKRHKYDTLGSQGGFQNGYDFDPSQFGYGSNTHYKYSTGGDSGFSDFFNTLFGGGANFENIFGSSSGRRREHGSAYNHGIDGKDIEVKVNINAQEGFLGEQKKISIRVGEDTKTINYKVPVGIQEGEKIRLRGQGHKGRSGGKDGDLYIMFHFKKQEGMILEGANLYLDIEVYPWEAVLGTQKSVQTLDDKISVKIPAGIQTGKKIRVSKKGYISKDSSRGDLYLNIKIINPESISDDMMELFKKMKDLAEA; this is encoded by the coding sequence TTGAAATATAAGGATTATTATGAAATATTAGGCTTGGACAAAAATGCAAGCCAGGAGGAAATAAAAAAAGAATATCGAAAACTGGCCAAAGAGTATCATCCCGATGCAAATCCTGGAGACCAAAAAGCAGAGGAAAAGTTTAAAGATATTAGTGAAGCTTATGAAGTATTAGGTAATAAAGAAAAGAGACATAAATATGATACATTAGGGTCCCAAGGTGGATTTCAAAATGGCTACGATTTTGACCCTTCTCAATTTGGTTATGGAAGCAATACTCATTACAAATATAGTACTGGTGGAGACAGTGGATTTAGTGACTTTTTCAATACTCTATTTGGTGGAGGGGCTAATTTTGAAAATATATTTGGATCTTCATCAGGCAGAAGGCGTGAACACGGTTCTGCATACAATCATGGTATAGATGGAAAAGACATTGAGGTAAAAGTTAATATTAATGCACAAGAGGGCTTTCTAGGAGAGCAGAAAAAAATAAGCATTCGAGTTGGCGAAGATACAAAGACCATTAATTACAAAGTGCCTGTAGGTATTCAGGAAGGTGAAAAAATTCGTCTAAGAGGCCAAGGGCATAAAGGTCGTTCTGGTGGTAAGGATGGAGACCTTTATATTATGTTTCACTTTAAGAAACAAGAGGGTATGATATTAGAAGGTGCCAATCTTTATCTAGATATTGAAGTATATCCTTGGGAAGCCGTATTAGGCACTCAAAAATCTGTTCAAACATTAGATGACAAAATATCTGTAAAAATACCTGCAGGGATACAAACGGGAAAAAAAATAAGAGTATCTAAAAAGGGCTATATTTCAAAAGACTCTAGCCGTGGAGATTTGTATCTAAACATTAAAATAATAAATCCAGAATCTATAAGCGATGATATGATGGAATTATTTAAGAAAATGAAAGATTTAGCAGAAGCTTAA